In Candidatus Electrothrix scaldis, the genomic window AGGCACGGGAGAAAGTCAAGGCGGGAAAAAATCCTGCCCATGAACGGCGGCAAGAAAAACAGGCGGTCATTGAACAACAGAAAGCTGAACGTGAACTGACCCGGAACAGTTTTGAAGCCGTGGCCCGTGAATGGATGCAGAAACAGGCTGAACGATGGAGCAAAGGCCATGCAGCCGCTGTTCGTACTACTTTGGAGCGTGACGCCTTCCCCTTTTTCGGAGACTGTCAGGTTGATGCGATCACCCCGCCGATGGTTCTTGAGGCGGTTCAGCGTATTGAGAAGCGAGGGGCCTTGGAAATCGCCCATAAAGTATTGCAACGAATAAAGGCGGTCTTTCGTTATGCCGTGCAGACCGGCAAAGCCACATATAACCCGGCTGCCGATATGCAGAACGTTTTAAAAACCCGCAAGAAAACACACATGGCCGCCCTGTCACGGGAGGAAATGCCGGAGTTCATGCGCAAACTTGCGCAGGCTGATATTGATATCACCACGAAAGCGGCCTTGCGCTTCACCATCTTAACAGCGGCCAGAAGTGGAGAGACACGGGGGGCGACCTGGGATGAAATCAACCTGGACACCGCCTTGTGGCGTATACCTGCCAAGCGTATGAAAATGGATAATCCGCATAATGTGCCCTTGTCAACGCAGGCCGTGGCGATCATTGAGCAGATGGGAAGGTTTCACGGCAAAGAGGGCCTTGTCTTTCCCGGTCGGGATGGAGTTAAACCGCTTTCTGAAAATACCATGCTCTATGCCCTGTATCGTATGGGCTACCATTCAAGGGCCACGGTACACGGTTTCCGGGCGGTTTTTTCCACCATAGCCAATGAATCAGGCTTTGACGGTGATGTAATCGAAAAGGCCCTTGCTCATGAGCAGCGAAACAAGGTGAGGGCCGCATACCATCGGAGCGAATATATTGAACAGCGGCGGGAGTTGATGCAGTGGTGGGGGGATTTATTGCGGGAGATGGAGCAGGGAGGATGAAGAGCCAGGATAGAGAATTTTATAGTCTGCTTGAAGAAGGCGGCTGGATTGAGCGTCAAGTATGCAGTATATGGCTTGATAACAATAAGTTACGGAAAGAAAGACTGGTTGCAGCCCTTGACAATAAAAAAATCAAGTTCCAGATTTTTAAGGCCGGAAAGCCGCTGTTAAAGAAAAACATATTATCTCCTGAAGAAATTATTAGCAGTAAAGAGTTTCAAGACCGCAAAAAAGAATTGAGCGGGTTAAAGTTGCCGTTAGGGGATATTGGTAATACTGCTAACATGTTACAATCATTTAAACCTGTAGCAGGTCTATTGACCAATCCAAGAAAATTTATAGATTACCTGCTGACCCCAAAGAATGTATTTGTTGACATTGAGTTGATGTTGGATGCACGCTCGTTGCTGGCATGGCTCAAATGTCATTATCCACTTGAGCAGGCTGAAGAGGATCAGGGGAGGACAGGAACAACTTCAGATTTTTCTCTGGCTGAAATTTTGAATTTAATCACACCTGAAATGTACCCGGATGGATTGAAGGGGCAGGGCAAAAGCGCAATAACGAAAAGTCTGGATACGATGAGGAACCAACTGCCTGGAGCGTTTGAGCTGTGCTGTTCTTTGGTCATGGAAGCCATGCCCTGTGAAGACAGAGAAGAATACCTGAAGTACACCCGTGATGATATTATCAATGCGGCAAAAAAACGGGGAATAAAGAGGCCGATAGCTCTACAAATCCACAAGGGGCTTCCGGCTGTGATGAAAAAATAGTCTTTATCAGATATTGCCGCCTGACAGAACCAGTAACAAAGCTGGTTCTGTTGGTTCTTTCTTTGTTCGGGTAACATATTGAAATAAAAGAAATTCAAGCCGCCAAACCAACAGCTCTTGCTTATGCTGGTTTGGCGGCTTTTTTTTTGAAAACATTGAGCTACACTGTCGGCAAATGAAACGAAATCCATAACGGTGCGCGACGCACATACATAACAAGCAAGAGGGACAAGCATGGAAGCAGCAATGACAGCGGTACTGCTCAGATTGGGGCAGGTGGAACAGGCCACCGGATTAAAGAAGAGTGCGATTTATGCCAGGATCAAGACCGGAGATTTTCCGGTAGCGGTTCGGCTGGGCAGTCGGTCGGTTGCGTGGCGTTCGGATGATATTCAGGAATGGATTGACGCTTTACCAAAGGTGAAACAGGAGGGCACAGCATGAAGGTAAAAGAAAAGCCGCATGATCCGGGATGGGATCAGCGGCTTAAAATGAGATATAACCGGGCAAGGTTAAACAAAAGAATTATACACAGATTCAAGCGAAGTATCAACAGAAAAGCGCGTTCCGAGGCTGACAGCCTGCCAGCAAGACAGCCCCGAAACGCTCACCCTTCCCTTTCAAGGACAGGCTGCTTTCTGTTTATCCCGCTTTGCCCTCAATGTCAAAGATTACAGGGAGGGTTGAATCATGACCTTAGCGAAAAATATAGCTCATGAGTTGGGCAAAGGGAAAGAGAAGAAAAACGGAACCGGGTGGCTGACCTGTTGCCCGGTGCATGGCGATAACACCCCGTCTTTGTCGATTCGTGACAAGGGAGACAGCGGCGGCTCTCCTGATATAACCGTTCAATGCCATGCAGGATGTGATTTCAGAGCCGTGAAAGATGAAATCCGAGTTAGAGGATTGCTGGCGGAATGGGAGCCGGGAAACGGCCAGCGTAAACCACGCAACGGCAGCAAAACCAGCGCAGGCGGCGGAAAAAACAATCTGCCCGCTTTCATCTGGAAGCAGTCAAGGAAGGAGACAGAGGCCGAAGAGGTAATTAAAAAGGCGTTCGCTTTCCGGGGTATTGAGCTTGAAAAAATCCCTCCGAATATGCGACTGAATGAGCACAGGGGGGAACGCTCCATAGTTTGCGTTATGCAGCACCCTCTTGAAACAAAGACCGCAGAAGAACCGCAGGCTCTCCATATGACCCTGTTGAATACGAAAGGGGAAAAGACCGGTACTCGTTATCAGGGAGAAAAGAAGGGCCTTGCCGTTATGCTGCCGGGCAACGACAGCAGCCGTCTTGTAATCGGTGAAGGTTTGGAAACCACTTTTTCCGCAAGGCAGGCGATGGGCTACAGCGGCATGGTCTGCGGAGATGCGGGCAACCTTGCCGCTGTGAATCGCATAAACGACAGGTTCAGGAAAGTCTATATTCTTGTTGATTCGGACACAAAGGAGAAAAACTGCACCGGACAGCGGGCGGCACTTGAAGCAGCGGAGAACATAGCACAGGCAAACAACAGGGCCTCTGTCTTTCTTGTTACCCCTGATGATTCTTGTTTCACGGATCAGCCCTTGAAAAAGGACTTCAACGACCTGTCCGCCGAAGCGATACAAGAGCGATTTGCACAAGCTGCCAAGGTATCAGGCGAACTGGTTGAAGAATTAAAGCTGAACATGGAATGGAAAGAACCGCTGCCGATTAAGGATGAATTGCCGCAGGTTGAGCCGATGCGTGAGGACATGATACCTGAATCATTCCGGGCATGGGTAATTGAAGCAGCGGACAGAATGCAGGTTCCTGTTGATTATCTGGTTGTGCCTCTGCTGGTTGTCTGCGGTTCGGTTATCGGGACTTCCTGCCGGATCAGCCCGAAGCAGTTGGATGACTGGAGCGTGGTTCCCAACCTTTGGGGCGGCATTGTCGGGCCTCCTTCTATGATGAAATCACCCGCATTGAATGAGGCGGTCAATAAAACCCTTGGCAGACTGGAAGCCAAGTCCGGGAAGGAGTACCAAGCGGCGCAGGATAAATACAAAGCCGATGAAATGGTAGCCAAGGCGAGACAGAAAAAGCTCAAAGGTGACATTGACAAAGCGGTGCAGCATCCGAAGACGACAGATAAAAGCCCTGAAGAGCTGGCCGCAGAGCTGCAAAAAATCCGTACCGGGAAGCCTGTTGAACGTCGCTACAAGACCAACGACAGCAGCATTGAAAAAATTGTTGAGCTGTTGCGAGATAATCCACGGGGCTTGCTTTATTTCCGGGATGAGCTGATAGCCCTGTTCCGACGTATGGAACGGGCAGGCAACGAGCAGGACAGATCCTTTATGCTGGAAGCCTGGAGCGGTGACGGCTGTCATGTTGATGACCGAATAGGCCGGGGCACGGTCAGAGCTGAGAATATCTGCATATCCCTTTTGGGCAGTATCCAACCGGACAAGATAGCGGAATATCTCAACAGAGCTGTTGCCAACGGTGAAAACGACGGGTTTGTGCAACGGTTGCAGCTTATGGTTTATCCCGATCCTGTCAAAAACTGGCAGTATATCGACCGAAAGCCGGACACTGAAGCGAAGAACAGAGGCTACAACGTCATTGAGGCATTGGCAAAGCTTGAAGTCATGCCGCCCGAACCCACGGACGATAAACCCTTTTTGCGCTTTTCAGAGCAGGGGCAGGTGATTTTTCAGAAATGGCTGACCCGGTTGCAACTGGAAAAGCTGGAAGATGAAAACGACCACCCGATTATCCTTGAGCATCTGGCAAAATATCGTTCTCTTATGCCTTCATTGGCCCTTATCTTCCATTTAATCGAGTGCGTGGACATGGGCCGCAATCCTGACCCGATAAGTAAAGAGGCGGCAAGGACAGCGGCGGAGTGGTGCAACTACCTTGAAAGCCATGCACGGCGGATTTACTCCCTTGCGCTCAATCCCGGCAAAAGGGGCGGTGAGACATTGGCAAAGAAGATAAAGAGCAGAACCCTGAAAGACGGTTTCAAGCTGCGGGATATTCAAATGAAGAAGTGGAGCCTGCTTTCTTCACGGGAGAGTATCCAGGATGCGCTTGACTGGCTGATTGAAAAGCATTGGATTCAAGAGACGGAACCGGAAAGAAGCACAGCGCAGGGAGGCAGACCGCCCGCCTGTTCCTATAGGATCAACCCCAAAATATTTTCATTATGAGGTGATAATAGACGCAACAGAACCAACAAAACGCTGCTGAGCCGGTTCTGTTGGTTTTGTTGCGGGTGAGTTGAGCGTATTTGAAAAAATATTTGGCAGTGGGGCAAAGATCAAAGTGGAGCGGCGGAAGGTGAGGCAGTACCTTCTTTACGGCGGTTATTATGCAATGAAGGTTTCATATATTTCTTTTTCAAGAAAAATCGGGATTGGCACTTCGTTGTCTGTTAATCTGCTTAATTCTCTTATCATTTTTTCAATACATAAAAAATATTTATCGCATAATTTTATATCATCTAAGAAAAATAACAAATATTTCTTTTTATGGCTTGGCTCCTTATGTAGATCCACGAACAATTCTGTCGTTTCTCTCACTAAACGTCCTAACTCTTCAGGTGAGCGATCTCTTGCTGGATTAATTATCTTTGTTACTACCTTTTCGCATTTAGGTTTAGGATGTATCATCCTATTATTTCTTATATATATTAATTCATTAAAAGTCTGATAGGGTTGCTTGCCTATGTCGAATGTTTCGCTATAACCTAATAACTTTGGAAGTGATAACCATTTGTCTTCTATTTTCTTCTTCGGTTCTTTCTCTAATTCTTCTCTTGTGCTGTTATAGTATGCTTGATTTATGAATGCCTCAAGACATAGAGCTGAAAAAACTAATGCTACTGCAACATTCTCCATCTTTTCTTTATGCAGGCCACCAATTGTTTCAACTTTTTCTTTTGACAATTCCTTTGCCTTTTCTAACGATTTTTTAGCAATATGATAATAAATCGCATCAGAATGGGGAATCATTACCGAACTCATAGTACACTCCTTTTATTAGTGTATTTACTGTGACTCATAATAATTACAATAGCGGTAGCCCGCCACCACAGAGAACAACCAGCAGCAATACGGCCCACTGTACAATTTAGCCAAGACATGTGCAACCCCCTGCCGACTGGCTAACATACTAAGGCTGTAGAGGCTGCCCCGCCCCCTCTTGCGGTTCGATCACCAAAGGGCAATCTGTCCCCGCTCTGTTCAACCTGAATCAACACGGAAACAGTAAGGAACTATTTAAGGAGACACTTAAGGAGACACCCCACAGGGGGGTACAGGTGTTTCCTTATCTCTATTTCCCTCTTCTCCAAAAGTCCCATACCTGAGACCCTGAGACGTATAAAAAACACACTCCGGCCTTGCCTTAAAGTTCAGAGGACAGCTCAAAATTGAGCGCAGAGAGTTTTACATAAAACGGAGTTGCTGGCGTCTTTTTGCCGTGGATTATTCAAAGTAAAGAACCGGTACGTTCTTCATTAAACAAATCTGTTTAGCAGGATTGGCCCTTGTCGGATCAGAGAGCAGGGCACCCGCTGAGAGATGGCCTTTTATGGTGTTGAAAAATTAAGGGGAAAAGTATAGAAAGCTGAAATTGTCAGTGGTTTCATGATTGTTACGTACCTATCAATTTAGATAAAACTTTGAAAAAGGGGAAAAACTATCCTGGTTTTAGATAAAACTGTCGGCAAAAGGGGGGAAAGCTATTAATTCTTTCAATGATAATCGCGCGGTGGATTAATGGGAAAAAATATCTACCTTCTGAAAAGAAGTTGGCAAAATAAATGCATCTTTTCGAGAAAGCTTGTTTGATTATCTTGAGGCTGAACGGCTCTTGGAGCATGAAAAAGAGCTTATTTCAGGCTGGCAGCGGTCTAGGAAATCAAGGAATTTCTTCTTACCTAAATCCTGCAATTGATCTTTTTGGCTCAAATGACTAACCATTTGGTGTTGTAGAAAACCAAAAATTCTGAAAATAGTTATCAGTTGATAGTAAAAAACACCGAAAAGTGCTGTTTCCAGATAAGCAGATGCCTCTTTAAGGCTGATCAAGTAGAATATTTTGCCCCACAAGACGCACTAATCCTGTTGATGGAAAAAAATATTTCAAAAAAAGAGGTAGTAGTGCTGGTCAGTACAGCCCCACCGCCACCCAGTCATCCCACTGAGTGGAATACAGCATTCGTTCGGGAACAAATAGCTTTTGCTGCCGTCCACCAGTAGTATACTTCCCAGCCACCCGAACGAGAAATGTACGAATTGTACCTGGCTCCCAGCGACGTAATACAGCATTACCGCTCAATAAAGCCATCCATCGTATCGTGTTGTATGCCAGAATAGCAGTTTGAAACAACACACTATTTGCCCAGAAATCTTCTGTCTTGATATGTACCAACGCAGTCTGGTTTTTTGCTTCCTCAATCCAGGTTTCACAAGTTGCTCGTTGGCCGTATCGTTTGTGGACCTGCCATGGATCAGCAATCTCACTGACCACATAACAGAAGTAATCGAACTCCTTCATCTCAAACAGGGTCGCTGGTTTTGCCGGGTCAGCCGGTTTCTCTCTGCGGACCGCAACAAAGAGTCGGGTCGAAGACCAGGTCGTACATTTATGAAAAAAGATACATTGTTCCCAACCGGCCTGCCCGGGGACCGGCTCCCAGGATTGTTTGGACAGAAGGGTGACCAGCCCCTTGAGCTTAACCTTGATCAGGTAACTATGACCATACTGATCCAAAAGATCAAGCAGGGCACCAACAAAAAAACCGCTGTCGCCCCTGAACAAAATCCGGGTTCCATTGGGAAGGTGTGCCAGAAGTTGCTTGGTAAACTCGACAATACCATTACTTGTATAGGCATTGCCGCATCGAAGCCACCCTTGCAATATCTCTTTGCTTTCAGCGCAAAATGCAAGCAGAGGATGATACGATTTTGCACCGCGTTTATGTGGATTAAACCCTTTGGCCGCTCCTTGCTGAGAACCGTATACCGTCTTTTCTGTGGAATCCACATCAACAACCAGACAGTGGGCTGCACCGACTTTACTTTTCCCGGATCGCAATCCCTTACGCCACATGCGAGCACGCAACCGATGATTAAGAACTTCCAGGTTATTGATATGACGATAGCTGAATGTTCGAAAAAGGCGGCCAAAGGTTGTTTCGTCCGGGATTAACCGCCATCCTGCTATCCGGCAAAGTACGCTATCTGCCCAGACTGTTGCAATATTGCTGATAGAACGAGCTCCGCCGATAATAGCTATCAAAGGGAGAAATATTATATCAACTGCATCATAAGTGGCGGTGGCTCCGCGTTGATGTTCTAAAGTTTCCTGGATAAGCTGGCCAACATTATGTTTTTGCAGGAACTTTACGGCAGGAATCAAGCCTGCCTGTGCTGTAACCCCTTTTGCTCCTTTATTAATTTGTATTTTTTTGGGCGAGACTCGGGCAGATCGTTTATTCTGTTTAGACTTCATAAAAATAGTGACCCTCTTCTGTAGTAATTTTACCTTTAACATATTGAGGATTATACTATTTTTACGATACCCTTTCAACTAATTGCAGGATTTAGGTCTTAAATGGTTAGACTTCCCCTTACATATTCGCGCGGTAGGCAACATCAGAGAATAGTAGCTGTTGCGGAACTTGACCGCATAGCCCGGTCGAGATAGAAAAGAGGGCCTATTGTGGCCTTGCTGAGTTCGTCTGTAAGGGATTCTTTAGGCTTCGCTTATGAAAGGGTCAATCAGGGAAGGAATGGAATGCTGGAGAGTCTAAGCCCGTCCTGTCTACCGTCTCTTTTTCAAAGTCCCGCCGCAAGTCACACCCTCACACGGGGCTTATAAAAACTCATTCCGGGCTTGCTCAAAGTTCAGAGGAAAGTCATTTTTCTCATATTTACGACCCATAAAAAGAATAAAGCCCCATGTTACTGCCGAGAGAAATTTTTATAGGTTCTCCGGGGATCACATAGGGCCTTTCTTTGCCTTACCGATACATTAATGTAATTCTCCCTGAAGCCGGGTGAGTCCCTCGGAAATAAGAGCTGTATAATGCTCGACAATTTTTCCGATCAGCACAGAATCATATACCCGTTCAGCATCAATCAGCAACCTGCCGATAAATCCCAAAGAAGCGGAAGAAACGAAAAGTTCAAGCAGGATATCTTCAGCATGCTCCTGCTTTTCTTTTTTGGGGGCCGGATTGTCCTTTTCTTTCTTCATGCGGTGGCCTCCTGCGTATCCAGTAAAAAAAAGGTATCCCGGTTCGTTTTTTGAGAAATAGTTGTAAAATCGATGAGATGAAGAAAGAATGGAAAGATAGAGGTGTCTTGCATGGTTTCACTCCTTGGTTGGATATAATATTTTCCACCCATGCGCTGTCAAACACAAAAAAGGCGGAACGTACAGGTTGACAGACCGGAACCAAGGAACCGGCGAGCACAAAGCTCCCCATACGGCCCGCCTAGCAAAAGAGCAAAGCCGAACATTGGACACAAAAAGGTCGTCAAAAAAAGAAAAATGACGGTGCGTCCGCCTTGGTTGATCGGGCTGTCAATCCCGGCCTACGGATTTTGCCGCAGGCAATGGATAAATTACAGAGGGAACGAGCTGTGGTCAATAAAAAATATGATATGTCTCTGCCCCCTGTTATCAAGAGCAGGGAGACACCAAAGGCGACAGGGGGGGCGACACCGGAAACGGGGTGTCTTTTTATAGCAATTCCCCTCTTCTTCAAAACCCCCACCCAAAACCCCCATACCTGGGGCTTATAAAAATGCACTCCGGGCCTGTCTCAAAGTTCAGATGAAAGCCCAAGAATGCCCCCTTAAAGTTTCGTTTTCTTCCCACCCAAAACTTTACACCCGGTTGAGTATTCAGGAGCATATAAAAGCATCCTTGACCATTTTGGACTATTTGAGCAGATTTTTTTTTACAGGTTTCGGTTTAGGTTTCCCCCCTGAAACCTCTCTGAGTACGCACTTCAGGCGGGCAGCTCAACGGCGTAATGCAACTTCTTAAAACTTCACGCATTATTTCAGGACAATTGACAACACATATACAACAGGATACAATAGTTATATTGAACTAACTGTTTCCCCACAATCCGCGCAACAAACTATTTCTCAATTATGCAACAGGTCAACGCCGCCACACTCGCTGAATTCATCCTGATTTCTTACCCTGATAAGGGTATCACTCCGATGAAATTGCAGAAACTGGCCTATTATGCAAAGGTATGGTCACTTGTTGCAGGCAGGCCGTGTACAGATGCTCTGTTTGAGCGGTGGGAATACGGCCCGGTGAACAGACCTATCTTTTTTTCCTATAAGGAGTTCAGCAAGCAGCCTATTCCAGCCCCTGCAAATCCTTCACAGCAGCACATAGCGGATGAAGATGCAGAGCTGTTGAAATTCATCCTTGATCATTATGTGAACCATTCCGCCGTTGCTCTGAGTGCGATGACGCATAAAGAAAAACCTTGGAAAGAGACACCACCCGATCAGGTCATTTCCGATCAGGTTATTCAGGATTACTATTCCGCATTCTCCTTTGCAAAAAACTTTCAGGGGAAATCCTGGAAGGAAGGAACATACTATGTGCTGAAAACCAATTCCTGGTATTCATTCACTATGGATATGAGCGAAGAAGAGGCGGAAACCTATGCTTCATATCCTTCTTATGAAAACTACTTGGAGCGGCGGAAAAAGTCTGATCTGTCGGTACAACGCTTCATGCAGAAGTTTTTCTGATCGTTTTGCCCCGCTCCTTTGACAAGCACGACAGGGAATACCTTGCAGAGCTAATGCAATATTTCCCTGTTACGCTTCCTCTTGCTCTTGATGCGGCGGAAGAACAAATCAAGGACTCCTGCAACAACCAGCCAAGCACGGAAGAGTTTGCCGAAGCACTGAAAGCACAGCCGGAAAAGGCTGCCTATTCTTTTTTTCAGAAAATCCCTTCAGA contains:
- a CDS encoding tyrosine-type recombinase/integrase; translated protein: MTKLTAIQIRKAKPQEKPYKLSDGQGLNFHVAVSGKKTWRYRFKLEKKESTCVLGEYPEMTLEQARKARAEAREKVKAGKNPAHERRQEKQAVIEQQKAERELTRNSFEAVAREWMQKQAERWSKGHAAAVRTTLERDAFPFFGDCQVDAITPPMVLEAVQRIEKRGALEIAHKVLQRIKAVFRYAVQTGKATYNPAADMQNVLKTRKKTHMAALSREEMPEFMRKLAQADIDITTKAALRFTILTAARSGETRGATWDEINLDTALWRIPAKRMKMDNPHNVPLSTQAVAIIEQMGRFHGKEGLVFPGRDGVKPLSENTMLYALYRMGYHSRATVHGFRAVFSTIANESGFDGDVIEKALAHEQRNKVRAAYHRSEYIEQRRELMQWWGDLLREMEQGG
- a CDS encoding AlpA family phage regulatory protein, which codes for MEAAMTAVLLRLGQVEQATGLKKSAIYARIKTGDFPVAVRLGSRSVAWRSDDIQEWIDALPKVKQEGTA
- a CDS encoding DUF3987 domain-containing protein, whose amino-acid sequence is MTLAKNIAHELGKGKEKKNGTGWLTCCPVHGDNTPSLSIRDKGDSGGSPDITVQCHAGCDFRAVKDEIRVRGLLAEWEPGNGQRKPRNGSKTSAGGGKNNLPAFIWKQSRKETEAEEVIKKAFAFRGIELEKIPPNMRLNEHRGERSIVCVMQHPLETKTAEEPQALHMTLLNTKGEKTGTRYQGEKKGLAVMLPGNDSSRLVIGEGLETTFSARQAMGYSGMVCGDAGNLAAVNRINDRFRKVYILVDSDTKEKNCTGQRAALEAAENIAQANNRASVFLVTPDDSCFTDQPLKKDFNDLSAEAIQERFAQAAKVSGELVEELKLNMEWKEPLPIKDELPQVEPMREDMIPESFRAWVIEAADRMQVPVDYLVVPLLVVCGSVIGTSCRISPKQLDDWSVVPNLWGGIVGPPSMMKSPALNEAVNKTLGRLEAKSGKEYQAAQDKYKADEMVAKARQKKLKGDIDKAVQHPKTTDKSPEELAAELQKIRTGKPVERRYKTNDSSIEKIVELLRDNPRGLLYFRDELIALFRRMERAGNEQDRSFMLEAWSGDGCHVDDRIGRGTVRAENICISLLGSIQPDKIAEYLNRAVANGENDGFVQRLQLMVYPDPVKNWQYIDRKPDTEAKNRGYNVIEALAKLEVMPPEPTDDKPFLRFSEQGQVIFQKWLTRLQLEKLEDENDHPIILEHLAKYRSLMPSLALIFHLIECVDMGRNPDPISKEAARTAAEWCNYLESHARRIYSLALNPGKRGGETLAKKIKSRTLKDGFKLRDIQMKKWSLLSSRESIQDALDWLIEKHWIQETEPERSTAQGGRPPACSYRINPKIFSL
- a CDS encoding IS1380 family transposase encodes the protein MKSKQNKRSARVSPKKIQINKGAKGVTAQAGLIPAVKFLQKHNVGQLIQETLEHQRGATATYDAVDIIFLPLIAIIGGARSISNIATVWADSVLCRIAGWRLIPDETTFGRLFRTFSYRHINNLEVLNHRLRARMWRKGLRSGKSKVGAAHCLVVDVDSTEKTVYGSQQGAAKGFNPHKRGAKSYHPLLAFCAESKEILQGWLRCGNAYTSNGIVEFTKQLLAHLPNGTRILFRGDSGFFVGALLDLLDQYGHSYLIKVKLKGLVTLLSKQSWEPVPGQAGWEQCIFFHKCTTWSSTRLFVAVRREKPADPAKPATLFEMKEFDYFCYVVSEIADPWQVHKRYGQRATCETWIEEAKNQTALVHIKTEDFWANSVLFQTAILAYNTIRWMALLSGNAVLRRWEPGTIRTFLVRVAGKYTTGGRQQKLFVPERMLYSTQWDDWVAVGLY
- a CDS encoding DUF4065 domain-containing protein — protein: MKLQKLAYYAKVWSLVAGRPCTDALFERWEYGPVNRPIFFSYKEFSKQPIPAPANPSQQHIADEDAELLKFILDHYVNHSAVALSAMTHKEKPWKETPPDQVISDQVIQDYYSAFSFAKNFQGKSWKEGTYYVLKTNSWYSFTMDMSEEEAETYASYPSYENYLERRKKSDLSVQRFMQKFF